Within the Thermostichus lividus PCC 6715 genome, the region GCGTCTAAGTTCAGTCAGCTGTTTACAGATGCAGCGGGCTATGGCTGGCGCGCTGTCACGCCAAAGCTGGATTGGGAACGCTTAATTCGCGCGGTGGACAACGAGGTAAACCGCCTGAGCCAGTTGCATATTAGCTATTTAGCTAAGGCTGGGGTAGAACTCCTCCCCTTTTTTGCCCGGTTTGTCGATCCCCATACCCTTGAATTGGTCGATCGCAACGGCCAGGTGCAACGGCGAGTGACGGCTGCCAAAATTCTCATTGCCGTAGGCGGCGAGGCGATTAAACCGAACCTGCCCGGCATCGAGCACAGTATTACCTCCCGGGAGATGTTTCTGCTGCCGAAGCAACCGAAGCGGTTAGCGGTATTGGGAGGGGGCTATATCAGTGTTGAGTTTGCGGGCATCATGCGGGGGCTGGGCAGCGAAGTCATTCATTTTCTGCGGGGCGATCGCCCCCTGCGCGGCTTTGATCAAGACATTCAGGATGGGGTATATGAGGGGATGATTCGCCATGGCATTGATGTGCGCCCCCAGTGCCACATTAGCAGCCTGAAGCTCACCAAAAAGGGGAAGATTCGCGTTTGCTACGAGCAGCAGGGACAACCCTACGAAGCCAAAGTAGATGCGGTGCTGTGTGCGGTGGGTCGCGCCCCTAACCTACAGGGACTTGGGTTAGATCAAGCGGGGGTGCACCTGAGCACCAATAGTCAAGGGATTGTTGCTATTGCTGTGGATGAGGCCTATCGCACCAATCAAGACCATATTTTTGCTGTGGGCGACTGTACAAATCGGGTGAACCTCACCCCCGTTGCCATTGCCGAAGGTCGTGCCTTTGCTGATACCCAGTTCGGCAATCTTCCCCGCACCCTTAGCTACGACAATATCCCCTCAGCAGTCTTTTCTCAACCTGAGGCCGCCTCAGTGGGGCTTTCGGAGGCGCAGGCTAAGGCCAAAGTGGGGGCGGAGAATGTCCTAGTGTATCGCGCTGCCTTTCGCCCGATGTACCACAGTCTCACCGGCAAGGAGGCTAAAGTTGTCGTCAAGCTGGTGGTGGAAAAGCAAACGGAGTGGGTGCTGGGGGCGCACATGGTGGGGGATAACGCCGCCGAAATTATTCAGGGGATCGCGATCGCCCTGAAAATGGGTGCCACCAAAAAAGACTTTGATGCCACGATCGGCATTCACCCCTCAACGGCTGAAGAGTTTGTTACCCTGCGCTAGTGGCCACTTGAACCGGTTTGTGCAGTAGCTCTAGAGCCGCAAGGTACTGGGGATCCGCTGTGGTGCCCATGGCCAGCAAACTTTCAGGCGCGTCAAGAACCCGCTGGTTCGGCTCAATCCCCACCTTATTGATGTTGCGGTGGTTAGGGGTTTCGTAGTGGGCAATAGTGACCGCTAAACCAGCGCCATCGGCAAGGCTAAACAGCGACTGAATCGAACCTTTGCCAAAGGTGCGATCGCCCACCAGTTGGGCGCGACCACTATCTTGCAGGGCACCCGCTAAAATTTCACTGGCACTGGCGGTGCCACCGTTCACCAACACCACCAGCGGATCATGGCTGAGGGGAGTCCCCGTGGCATTGAGGCTCTCTGTTATCCCTTGGCGATCCACCGTATAGACAACCACCCCAGGCTCCATCCACAGTTGGGCAATCTCCACGCCTGCCTGTAACAGCCCGCCCGGATTGTTGCGCAAATCGAGAACATACGCCTGTGCTCCCTGCTCTGCTAGGGTTTGTATTGCTTTACGCATCTCGGCGGGTGCCATGGCACTAAACTGCCCTAGGCGAATGTAGCCAACGGCACGACCCTCGACGTGGCGCAATTCTGCCACAACCGGGTTAATTTCGATGTGCCCTCGCTCAAGGGTGATGAGTTGGGGCGGCTGGCTACCATGTTGCACCTGTAACTGCACCCGGGAGCCACTGGCACCGCGCATTTTTTCCGCCGCCTCATCTAGGGTGAGTTGGGAAGTGGGAATACCATCAATGGCAAGGATGCGATCGCGGGGGAGAATGCCTGCTTTGGCCGCTGGTGAGCCATCAATGGGGGCAATGACTTCTAAAATACCTGTAGTAGGATCACTACTAATTTGGAGGCCAACTCCCGTTAGCTCTCCCGCCGTGGTGGTTTGCAAGCTGCGAAATTGCGCCGGGCGCAACAGGCGGGTGAAGGGATCCTCGAGGCTGGCAAGCATGGTTTGAATGGCTTGGTAGGTTGCCTCACGGTTAGGAAGTGGGCGACTGAGGATCTGTTGGCGCACCAGCCACCAGTTTTGACCATTAAAAGAGGTATCAACGTAAGCTTGGTTAACAATGCGCCATGCTTCGTTAACGAGTTTTTGCTCGTCGGTGAGGGCGATCGCCGGTGCCGGGGCAAGCAGCTGCCACCCCAGTAGCAGCAGCCATAGGGTCAATATCAGAACGTTAGCCGAGGTCTGCCAACGAACAGCCATGGGGCATCTCTATGCATTATTTCTTCTCTTTATCTATTCTAGGCATCTCCTAGACTAATAATTAAGGCATGAGAGTGTGTGGAGCTATGCGTGTGCTACGTTTGCCCCTGCAACCCCTTTGGCAACAACTCGCTGGCTGGCCCATTTGGCAGCCAACGCGCTTGGCGATCGCCGGCTCAGTGGTATTCCACGGCATTATCCTCGCCTTAGTGAGGGTGCCTGACACCACACCAGCGCCGATCGATATCAACGAAACGGTCGAGTTAATGAGCATTCCCGCAGAGCTAGAAGCCGATCTACCCTCCATTGAACCGCTGCTCCCCACGGAATTACCTGCCATCGAGAGTGTGCCGCCCCCCCTACCCTTTACAGGCATTGAACCGCCGCCCCTCACGTTTAGTCCCCTCCCGCCGCTGCCGCCCTTACCTCCCTTGGCAGACCTGCCGCCGCCCCCCCCGTTGACGTTTCAGCCCCTGCCGTCCCCTTGGCAGCTACCACCACCTGCCCGCCCGCGACCGGATACCGGCACGCCTGAACAAGACGTGGCCACTGCTCCAGAGCTTGCACCACCTTCGCCGGCTCCGCCGCCCCAAGAACCACTGGCCACCACAGACGGGGAAGCCGCCGCTGCCCTCTCCCGCTGGTTTAATCAGACCCGCCTCACCCTCAATACCACCAATATTCGGATTAACCTCAGCCAGCGAGTGACCGATCTGTACCCCCCCGACGCCTGTGGCGATCGCCTGCAAGGGCAAGCCACCGTCGCCGCTGTGATTACCCCCGACGGTCAACTGCTGCCTGCCAATGCTGCCCCAGAGACCGGACTGCTCACCCAAAACCCGCAGATTATCCGCACTAGTGGCTCAACACTGCTGGATCAGGCGGCAATCGCCGCGGTGAAACAGCAAACCTTCTCGGCCACAGGGCAATACCAAGCCTTAGCCATCACCTTTGACTTTCAGTACCGCCCAGAGGTCTGTACTGCAACCCGCCCCACACCTACGCCCCAAGCACCCCCCCCTGCCCGCGAAGCCGCCCCCATCCCCCACTCATCGCCTACACCACCTGCGTCCACGCCCCAGTCATCACCGACACCAGAACCGCCGCCACCTGCACCAAGCACCAGTGAAGCCCCTCCCAGCCCCGAGGCGAGTCCAGAGGCTGACTCTGCTATGCCTGAGTAATATTTCTTAAAAAAGTTGAGTCTTATAGGAGTGATGTGGGCGGGCTAAAACCCCTCCGCTTTAGCGAGGGGATACAGCCAACTCAGGGGGCTTTAGCCCTCTCTATGTGTTAAACTAGAGACGTGGAAAGTAGGCGTATCAACTACGCGAAGAAACATCCTAGTACGGAGAAATCCCGGCAAGTAAGTCACTACCGCTTTGGCGGCAAGCCTAAACCACTGCAAGCAATGGCAGGATGTTGAGCGTATCGAATTGGCTAGTGTTGAAAAGCGCGAAACCACGAACCGAAACATAAACGTAGTCCCAATAGCAGAAATGCTTGAGGTGAGTAGGGGGTCTTTGACTGCCCCCACCCGCATTAAGTTGTGGGTGACAGCTCAAGGGAAAAGCGAAGCAACGCGGCTTCAGCCCGTTGCGTAGCATCCTTTGGGAATCCCCTCTCTTTCAAGGAGGGGAGAAGTCAATAACATAAATCTCGACAGAGATGGTATGGAAAATTACAATTTAGAAGCACCATCATTGCCTTACGAGGTCGGCCTGTGCAAGCAACTGGAGCCTACATCCTAATAGATACCTTGTGTCGTCATGGCGTTAAGCATATCTTTGGCTACCCTGGTGGGGCAATTTTACCAATTTACGATGAGCTATACCGTGCTGAATCCCGCGGGGCGATCCAGCACATTTTAGTCCGCCATGAGCAGGGAGCGGCTCACGCTGCCGATGGCTATGCCAGAGCAACGGGGCAAGTTGGGGTGTGTTTTGGCACGTCTGGTCCTGGTGCCACAAACTTGGTCACCGGCATTGCCACTGCCCACATGGACTCCATACCGCTATTAGTGATCACCGGTCAAGTGCCTCGCTCTGCCATTGGCACCGATGCCTTTCAAGAAACGGACATTTACGGCATTA harbors:
- the gor gene encoding glutathione-disulfide reductase is translated as MSYDYDLFVIGAGSGGLAASKRAASYGARVAIAEGDKVGGTCVIRGCVPKKLLVYASKFSQLFTDAAGYGWRAVTPKLDWERLIRAVDNEVNRLSQLHISYLAKAGVELLPFFARFVDPHTLELVDRNGQVQRRVTAAKILIAVGGEAIKPNLPGIEHSITSREMFLLPKQPKRLAVLGGGYISVEFAGIMRGLGSEVIHFLRGDRPLRGFDQDIQDGVYEGMIRHGIDVRPQCHISSLKLTKKGKIRVCYEQQGQPYEAKVDAVLCAVGRAPNLQGLGLDQAGVHLSTNSQGIVAIAVDEAYRTNQDHIFAVGDCTNRVNLTPVAIAEGRAFADTQFGNLPRTLSYDNIPSAVFSQPEAASVGLSEAQAKAKVGAENVLVYRAAFRPMYHSLTGKEAKVVVKLVVEKQTEWVLGAHMVGDNAAEIIQGIAIALKMGATKKDFDATIGIHPSTAEEFVTLR
- a CDS encoding S41 family peptidase, which translates into the protein MAVRWQTSANVLILTLWLLLLGWQLLAPAPAIALTDEQKLVNEAWRIVNQAYVDTSFNGQNWWLVRQQILSRPLPNREATYQAIQTMLASLEDPFTRLLRPAQFRSLQTTTAGELTGVGLQISSDPTTGILEVIAPIDGSPAAKAGILPRDRILAIDGIPTSQLTLDEAAEKMRGASGSRVQLQVQHGSQPPQLITLERGHIEINPVVAELRHVEGRAVGYIRLGQFSAMAPAEMRKAIQTLAEQGAQAYVLDLRNNPGGLLQAGVEIAQLWMEPGVVVYTVDRQGITESLNATGTPLSHDPLVVLVNGGTASASEILAGALQDSGRAQLVGDRTFGKGSIQSLFSLADGAGLAVTIAHYETPNHRNINKVGIEPNQRVLDAPESLLAMGTTADPQYLAALELLHKPVQVATSAG
- a CDS encoding energy transducer TonB; protein product: MRVLRLPLQPLWQQLAGWPIWQPTRLAIAGSVVFHGIILALVRVPDTTPAPIDINETVELMSIPAELEADLPSIEPLLPTELPAIESVPPPLPFTGIEPPPLTFSPLPPLPPLPPLADLPPPPPLTFQPLPSPWQLPPPARPRPDTGTPEQDVATAPELAPPSPAPPPQEPLATTDGEAAAALSRWFNQTRLTLNTTNIRINLSQRVTDLYPPDACGDRLQGQATVAAVITPDGQLLPANAAPETGLLTQNPQIIRTSGSTLLDQAAIAAVKQQTFSATGQYQALAITFDFQYRPEVCTATRPTPTPQAPPPAREAAPIPHSSPTPPASTPQSSPTPEPPPPAPSTSEAPPSPEASPEADSAMPE